The following are from one region of the Dreissena polymorpha isolate Duluth1 chromosome 2, UMN_Dpol_1.0, whole genome shotgun sequence genome:
- the LOC127869589 gene encoding uncharacterized protein LOC127869589, which translates to MTIHKWCGVGDGRMCGIKLRGMMATDDRLIPARNRILSTDILIIDEISMFSRRMFDMLETVLRIKDTSHTFGNIQIIVVGDFLQLPPVRNLRYEDLGEFAFTSKFWPPHSIFLDSVFRQRDESLISLIRELSLGQLSNDSQKLITSLARELPQEDCKLVKLYATNILVDLHNRSRIMDLDGQMYSFQSTDKGDERALNTLVVPPTLWLKIGCRVMLLKNLSDRLMNGLQGEVRDIREDAVHVFFPMLHEVATILRCAFTIFDPTTGHIICERYQFPLKLSYCMTIHKSQGMSLDRVEVNCRHIFQSGQLGVAIGRARSIEGLRIVNFSQDAVIPQTQVVTDFVAQEGSPFIDDCSCCRNLVDWFDFVAIGMGFPVIEPCLYFFEVL; encoded by the exons ATGACAATTCACAAGTGGTGTGGAGTTGGGGATGGCAGGATGTGTGGTATAAAATTAAGGGGGATGATGGCAACTGATGACAGATTAATACCTGCACGAAACAGAATTTTGTCAACAGATATCTTAATAATTGATGAGATTTCCATGTTCAGCAGAAGAATGTTTGATATGCTTGAAACAGTTTTGCGAATAAAGGATACAAGCCACACATTTGGTAACATACAGATAATAGTTGTTGGTGATTTTTTGCAACTTCCACCAGTAAGAAATTTAAGATATGAGGACCTGGGTGAGTTTGCCTTTACCAGCAAATTTTGGCCACCACACAGCATATTTTTAGATTCTGTATTTAGACAGAGAGACGAATCTCTCATAAGCCTCATCAGAGAGTTATCTTTAGGGCAACTCAGTAATGACAGTCAGAAGCTAATAACTTCTCTAGCCCGGGAATTGCCACAAGAGGATTGTAAATTGGTGAAGCTATATGCAACCAACATATTGGTggaccttcacaacagaagtcGAATCATGGACCTTGACGGCCAAATGTATTCCTTCCAATCCACAGATAAAGGAGATGAACGAGCCCTGAACACTTTGGTGGTACCACCAACATTATGGTTAAag ATCGGTTGCAGGGTAATGCTTCTAAAGAATCTGTCTGACAGACTTATGAATGGGCTGCAGGGTGAGGTTCGAGACATCAGAGAGGATGCTGTCCATGTTTTCTTCCCTATGTTACATGAAGTGGCCACTATCCTTCGATGTGCTTTCACAA TTTTTGACCCGACTACTGGACATATCATTTGTGAGAGATACCAGTTTCCACTGAAGCTCAGCTATTGCATGACAATTCACAAATCCCAGGGCATGTCACTAGACAG GGTTGAAGTAAACTGCCGGCATATATTCCAGTCTGGTCAGTTGGGTGTGGCAATTGGTCGTGCCAGGTCTATAGAAGGTTTGAGAATCGTGAACTTCTCCCAGGATGCTGTGATACCACAAACACAAGTTGTCACTGATTTTGTAGCCCAAGAAGGCAGTCCATTTATTGATGACTGTTCATGCTGTCGGAATTTGGTAGATTG